A DNA window from Pseudomonas tohonis contains the following coding sequences:
- a CDS encoding DUF6482 family protein codes for MNLQTLSSEARAGHVDGLDLISMEGGIYLLQAHIEGRCHTLDDGRGHAMQLRSVEHARGLLHELPRMPFYLVHASVHDEMCGIAPDDRGALRVPLSMGARH; via the coding sequence ATGAACCTGCAGACTCTTTCCAGCGAAGCCCGCGCCGGGCATGTCGATGGGCTCGACCTGATCTCCATGGAAGGGGGCATCTACCTGTTGCAGGCCCATATCGAGGGGCGTTGCCACACCCTGGACGATGGCCGTGGCCATGCGATGCAGCTGCGCTCGGTGGAGCATGCACGGGGGCTGCTGCATGAGTTGCCGCGCATGCCGTTCTACCTGGTGCACGCCTCGGTGCATGACGAGATGTGCGGTATCGCCCCGGATGATCGCGGTGCGCTGCGGGTGCCGTTGTCGATGGGCGCCCGGCACTGA
- a CDS encoding FKBP-type peptidyl-prolyl cis-trans isomerase, with the protein MSELEFSTDETRVSYGIGRQLGDQIRDNPPPGVSIDAVVAGLRDAFAGIESRVDGAALSASFKVIRERMHAEAQAKADAAAGEGRAYLVENAKREGVTQLPSGLQYEVLVAGEGAKPSAEDTVRTHYHGTLIDGTVFDSSYNRGEPAEFPVGGVIAGWVEALQLMNAGSKWRLHVPSELAYGAQGVGSIPPHSVLVFDVELLEIL; encoded by the coding sequence ATGTCCGAACTCGAATTTTCCACCGATGAAACCCGCGTCAGCTACGGCATCGGCCGCCAACTGGGCGACCAGATCCGTGACAATCCCCCGCCCGGCGTGAGCATCGACGCTGTCGTCGCCGGCCTGCGCGATGCCTTCGCCGGCATCGAGAGCCGTGTCGACGGTGCCGCGCTGTCCGCCTCCTTCAAGGTCATCCGCGAGCGCATGCATGCCGAAGCCCAGGCCAAGGCCGATGCCGCCGCTGGCGAAGGTCGTGCCTACCTGGTGGAGAACGCCAAGCGCGAGGGCGTCACCCAACTGCCGTCCGGCCTGCAGTACGAAGTGCTGGTCGCGGGCGAGGGTGCCAAGCCTTCCGCCGAAGACACCGTGCGCACCCATTACCATGGCACCCTGATCGACGGCACCGTGTTCGACAGCTCCTACAACCGTGGCGAGCCGGCCGAATTCCCGGTGGGCGGCGTGATCGCCGGCTGGGTCGAGGCCCTGCAACTGATGAACGCCGGCAGCAAATGGCGCCTGCACGTGCCCAGCGAGCTGGCCTACGGCGCCCAGGGCGTCGGCAGCATCCCGCCGCACAGCGTGCTGGTGTTCGACGTCGAGCTGCTGGAAATCCTCTGA
- a CDS encoding polyprenyl synthetase family protein → MQPQAFYRVVADDFTAVDDIIRRQLTSRVPLVEKIGDYIVSAGGKRLRPLLVLLSGNALGFGGDQLRLLAATIEFLHTSTLLHDDVVDASGLRRGRSTANALWGNAPSVLVGDFLYARSFEMMVELGSMPVMRIISQATRVIAEGEVLQLSKIRDASTTEETYMEVIRGKTAMLFEASTHSAAELAQAPAEQVEALRTFGDYLGIAFQLVDDLLDYRGDATTLGKNVGDDLAEGKPTLPLIATMRDGTAEQAALVRQAIQQGGSQDLESIRAAVEAAGALDYTARLARDYAERAIACLGVLPDNEYRDALIELTRFAVARTH, encoded by the coding sequence ATGCAACCCCAGGCCTTCTACCGCGTGGTGGCGGACGATTTTACCGCAGTCGACGACATCATCCGTCGGCAACTCACCTCCCGCGTTCCCCTGGTGGAAAAGATCGGCGACTACATCGTCTCCGCCGGCGGCAAGCGCCTGCGTCCGCTCCTGGTCCTGCTCAGCGGCAACGCACTGGGCTTCGGTGGCGACCAGCTGCGCCTGCTCGCCGCCACCATCGAATTCCTGCACACCTCCACCCTGCTGCACGACGACGTGGTCGACGCTTCTGGCCTGCGCCGCGGCCGCTCCACCGCGAACGCGCTGTGGGGCAACGCGCCGAGCGTGCTGGTCGGCGACTTCCTCTATGCCCGCTCCTTCGAAATGATGGTCGAGCTGGGCTCCATGCCGGTGATGCGCATCATTTCCCAGGCCACCCGCGTGATCGCCGAGGGCGAGGTGCTGCAGCTGTCGAAGATCCGCGACGCCAGCACCACCGAAGAGACCTATATGGAAGTCATCCGCGGCAAGACCGCGATGCTCTTCGAGGCCTCCACCCACAGCGCCGCCGAACTGGCCCAGGCACCGGCCGAACAGGTCGAGGCCCTGCGCACCTTCGGTGACTACCTGGGCATCGCCTTCCAACTGGTGGACGACCTGCTCGACTACCGCGGCGACGCCACCACCCTGGGCAAGAACGTCGGCGACGACCTGGCCGAAGGCAAGCCCACCCTCCCGCTGATCGCCACCATGCGCGACGGCACCGCCGAGCAGGCCGCCCTGGTCCGCCAGGCCATCCAGCAGGGCGGGAGCCAGGACCTGGAAAGCATCCGCGCCGCCGTGGAGGCCGCCGGTGCGCTGGACTACACCGCCCGCCTCGCCCGCGACTACGCCGAGCGCGCTATCGCCTGCCTGGGCGTACTGCCGGACAACGAATACCGCGACGCCCTGATCGAACTCACCCGCTTCGCCGTCGCCCGCACGCACTGA
- the rplU gene encoding 50S ribosomal protein L21, with the protein MYAVIVTGGKQYKVAEGEFLKIEKLEIATGESVTFDRVLLIGNGDDVKIGAPVVDGAKVVAEVVAQGRHDKVRIIKFRRRKHHMKRQGHRQWFTEIKITGIQA; encoded by the coding sequence ATGTACGCAGTTATCGTTACCGGCGGCAAGCAATACAAAGTCGCTGAAGGTGAATTCCTGAAGATCGAGAAACTCGAGATCGCCACCGGCGAATCCGTGACCTTCGATCGCGTTCTGCTGATCGGCAATGGCGACGACGTGAAAATCGGCGCTCCGGTCGTTGATGGCGCCAAAGTAGTCGCTGAAGTGGTCGCTCAAGGCCGTCACGACAAAGTGCGCATCATCAAGTTCCGCCGTCGTAAGCACCACATGAAGCGCCAGGGCCACCGCCAGTGGTTCACTGAAATCAAAATCACCGGCATCCAGGCCTAA
- the rpmA gene encoding 50S ribosomal protein L27 yields the protein MAHKKAGGSTRNGRDSESKRLGVKLYGGQAIKAGNIIVRQRGTKFHAGYGVGLGKDHTLFAKVDGVVKFEVKGAFGRKYVSVVAA from the coding sequence ATGGCACACAAAAAAGCTGGCGGTTCTACCCGCAACGGCCGCGACTCAGAAAGTAAACGCCTTGGCGTGAAACTGTACGGCGGCCAGGCCATCAAGGCCGGCAACATCATCGTGCGTCAGCGCGGCACCAAGTTCCACGCCGGTTACGGCGTTGGCCTGGGCAAAGACCACACCCTGTTCGCGAAAGTGGATGGCGTGGTCAAGTTCGAGGTCAAAGGCGCTTTCGGTCGCAAGTACGTGAGCGTCGTCGCGGCCTGA
- the cgtA gene encoding Obg family GTPase CgtA, translated as MKFVDEVSIFVKAGDGGNGLMSFRREKFIEKGGPNGGDGGDGGSVFMEADPNLNTLVDYRYTRRFDAQRGQNGGSKDCTGHKGEDLILPVPVGTTIIDAGTQEIIGDLTKPGQRLMVAQGGWHGLGNARFKSSTNRAPRQTTNGKPGESRDLKLELKVLADVGLLGLPNAGKSTFIRSVSAAKPKVADYPFTTLVPNLGVVSVGRYKSFVVADIPGLIEGAAEGAGLGIRFLKHLARTRLLLHIVDMAPLDESDPAEAAATIIEELGRFSPALTERDRWLVLNKADQLLDEDREARMKAVIERLGWEGPVYVISALEREGTEALSQDIMRYLDERALRISEEPAYAEELAELDQRIEDEARARLQALDDQRALRRAGLKSAGAQDDDDDFEDDEDDGDGPEIFYVP; from the coding sequence ATGAAATTCGTCGATGAAGTATCGATCTTTGTAAAAGCGGGTGATGGCGGCAATGGCCTGATGAGTTTCCGTCGCGAGAAATTCATCGAGAAGGGTGGTCCCAATGGCGGCGACGGCGGTGACGGTGGTTCCGTGTTCATGGAAGCCGACCCGAACCTGAACACCCTGGTCGACTATCGCTATACCCGCCGTTTCGATGCTCAGCGTGGCCAGAACGGTGGCAGCAAGGATTGCACCGGGCACAAGGGTGAGGACCTGATTCTCCCCGTGCCGGTGGGCACCACCATCATCGATGCCGGCACCCAGGAGATCATCGGCGACCTGACCAAGCCCGGTCAGCGCCTGATGGTCGCCCAGGGTGGCTGGCACGGCCTGGGCAACGCCCGTTTCAAATCCAGTACCAACCGCGCGCCGCGCCAGACCACCAATGGCAAGCCGGGCGAGTCCCGCGATCTCAAGCTGGAGCTGAAGGTGCTGGCCGATGTCGGCCTGCTAGGCCTGCCGAATGCCGGCAAGAGCACGTTCATCCGCTCGGTCTCCGCTGCCAAGCCGAAAGTCGCCGACTACCCCTTCACCACGCTGGTGCCGAACCTGGGCGTGGTCAGTGTCGGTCGCTACAAGAGCTTCGTCGTGGCCGACATCCCTGGCCTGATCGAGGGGGCTGCGGAAGGCGCCGGCCTGGGCATCCGTTTCCTCAAGCACCTGGCGCGTACCCGTCTGCTGCTGCACATCGTCGACATGGCGCCGCTGGACGAGAGTGATCCGGCCGAGGCCGCCGCCACCATCATCGAGGAGCTGGGGCGCTTCAGTCCGGCGCTCACCGAGCGTGATCGCTGGCTGGTGCTGAACAAGGCCGACCAGTTGCTCGACGAGGATCGCGAGGCGCGCATGAAGGCGGTGATCGAGCGCCTGGGTTGGGAAGGCCCTGTCTACGTGATCTCCGCGCTGGAGCGCGAGGGCACCGAGGCGCTGTCCCAGGACATCATGCGCTACCTCGACGAGCGCGCCCTGCGCATCAGCGAGGAGCCGGCCTACGCCGAGGAGCTCGCCGAGCTCGACCAGCGTATCGAGGACGAGGCGCGTGCCCGTCTGCAGGCGCTGGACGATCAGCGGGCCCTGCGCCGCGCCGGGCTGAAGAGCGCCGGTGCGCAGGATGACGATGATGACTTCGAGGATGACGAAGACGACGGCGACGGTCCGGAAATCTTCTACGTACCCTGA